Proteins encoded within one genomic window of Candidatus Binatia bacterium:
- a CDS encoding Fur family transcriptional regulator, with product MASGEERFVAFRAALKQKGLKTTSQRDDIARTFFASSKHLSIDDLYREVRDINPGVGYATVYRTMKLLKDCEFAEEQHFADGHTRYENADVEEHHDHILCDDCGKIVEFADESIERLQEEIAARLGFVLSHHRMELYGVCEPCRTKKQEEA from the coding sequence ATGGCTTCCGGGGAAGAAAGATTTGTCGCCTTTCGAGCAGCCTTGAAGCAAAAAGGGCTGAAAACGACCTCTCAGCGAGATGATATTGCCCGGACTTTTTTTGCCAGCAGCAAGCATTTGAGCATCGATGACCTTTATCGCGAGGTGAGGGATATCAATCCTGGCGTCGGCTACGCCACGGTCTACCGCACGATGAAGCTTCTCAAGGACTGTGAATTCGCCGAGGAGCAACACTTCGCCGATGGTCATACGCGCTACGAGAATGCCGATGTCGAGGAACATCATGACCATATTCTCTGCGATGATTGCGGGAAAATTGTCGAGTTTGCCGACGAGTCGATCGAGCGTCTGCAGGAAGAGATCGCCGCGCGCCTTGGATTTGTGCTCTCGCATCATCGGATGGAACTCTACGGCGTCTGCGAGCCCTGCCGCACGAAAAAACAAGAGGAAGCCTGA
- a CDS encoding DUF1343 domain-containing protein, with protein sequence MKLGIDRFLDDPKLRSACRGRRVALLGHPASVTSDLTHSLDALVSLEGLQVTAALGPQHGMRGEKQDNMIETADTIDPRLGIPVFSLYGETRRPTPEMLANFDVLLVDLQDLGCRIYTFATTLLYVLEAAAGAGQTVIVLDRPNPIGRPVGGLSLQPGHESFVGAATFPMRHGLTLGELARWYAEHFSLSTDLHIVAMEGWAPHEGPGYGWPDSQLSWVNPSPNAPNVSMARCYPGTVLLEGTTLSEGRGTTRPLEGLGAPDLDIPAILGEMERLAPQWLAGCRIRPAFFEPTFHKYAGELCAAMQIHVDGPFYDHHRFSPFKLIALAFKSIRNLHPDYDLWRDFPYEYVTGRLAIDVIAGGPRLREWVDDPASAPGDLEQWITADAERWAEQSAAAKIYEVP encoded by the coding sequence ATGAAACTGGGGATCGATCGCTTTCTCGACGACCCGAAATTGCGGAGCGCATGCAGGGGGCGTCGGGTCGCCTTGTTGGGGCACCCGGCTTCGGTCACATCGGATTTGACGCATTCGCTGGATGCCCTGGTTTCGTTGGAAGGGCTTCAGGTGACCGCCGCTTTGGGACCGCAGCACGGCATGCGCGGTGAGAAGCAGGACAATATGATCGAGACGGCGGATACGATTGATCCGCGGCTCGGTATTCCCGTGTTCAGCTTGTATGGTGAGACGCGGCGACCGACGCCCGAGATGTTGGCAAACTTCGATGTTCTGCTCGTGGATCTGCAGGATCTCGGCTGCCGCATCTATACCTTTGCGACCACGCTTCTCTATGTTCTGGAAGCGGCCGCAGGTGCCGGTCAGACCGTGATTGTTCTCGATCGCCCCAATCCGATCGGTCGCCCCGTGGGCGGACTTTCGCTGCAGCCCGGCCACGAGAGTTTTGTCGGTGCAGCGACCTTCCCGATGCGTCACGGGCTGACGCTTGGCGAACTGGCGCGCTGGTATGCGGAACATTTCTCTCTATCGACCGACCTGCATATCGTGGCGATGGAAGGGTGGGCTCCGCACGAGGGGCCGGGATACGGCTGGCCGGACAGCCAGTTGAGCTGGGTGAACCCGAGCCCCAACGCACCGAATGTTTCCATGGCGCGCTGTTACCCGGGCACCGTTCTGCTGGAAGGCACGACTCTATCGGAAGGGCGCGGCACCACCCGCCCGCTTGAAGGCCTGGGAGCGCCGGATCTGGATATTCCCGCCATTCTCGGCGAGATGGAGCGACTCGCGCCGCAGTGGCTGGCCGGTTGCCGGATTCGTCCGGCATTTTTTGAGCCGACGTTTCACAAATATGCGGGAGAACTCTGTGCCGCGATGCAGATTCACGTCGATGGTCCATTCTATGATCACCACAGGTTCTCCCCCTTCAAATTGATCGCGTTGGCTTTCAAATCGATTCGGAATCTCCACCCCGATTATGATCTCTGGCGTGATTTTCCCTACGAATACGTCACCGGTCGCCTCGCGATCGATGTGATCGCCGGCGGGCCGCGGCTGCGGGAATGGGTCGATGATCCCGCATCAGCGCCCGGTGATCTCGAGCAATGGATTACCGCGGATGCCGAGCGTTGGGCCGAGCAGAGCGCGGCCGCAAAGATCTACGAGGTTCCTTGA
- a CDS encoding aldo/keto reductase: MKYTYLGETGVQVSRICLGCMSYGDPAWRPWVLDEEASEPFFRRAVEAGINFFDTADMYSMGRSEEVTGRWLKKYARRDEVVIATKVFFPMNDKPNMGGLSRKHIQQSCEDSLRRLGVDEIDLLQIHRLDPRTSISETMRALDSLVQQGKVRYIGASSLYAWEFMKALAFSDANGLARFVTMQNHYNLVYREEEREMLPLCETEGIRSIPWSPLARGMLAGTRKKLGDDSTVRSASDGLDQVLYDQPSDWDVVEAVCALAAERGVKPAQIAHAWLLGNPVVAAPIVGATRMEHLEDAVAAVEIELSQEERRLLEAPYLAHPVKGMAPPAPHRFGRR; the protein is encoded by the coding sequence ATGAAGTATACGTATCTTGGTGAAACGGGCGTGCAGGTCTCCCGCATCTGTCTGGGGTGCATGAGTTATGGGGACCCGGCGTGGCGCCCCTGGGTTTTGGACGAGGAAGCCTCCGAGCCATTCTTTCGGCGTGCGGTCGAGGCGGGCATCAACTTCTTCGATACCGCCGATATGTACTCGATGGGTCGCAGTGAGGAAGTCACGGGGCGATGGCTCAAGAAATACGCTCGACGCGATGAGGTGGTCATCGCCACGAAAGTCTTCTTTCCCATGAACGACAAACCGAATATGGGAGGACTTTCGCGCAAGCATATCCAGCAAAGTTGCGAGGACAGCCTGCGACGGCTCGGTGTGGACGAGATCGATTTGCTGCAGATCCATCGACTCGATCCCCGCACCTCGATCAGCGAGACGATGCGCGCCCTGGACTCTCTCGTGCAACAAGGCAAGGTGCGCTACATCGGTGCGAGCTCGCTCTATGCCTGGGAGTTCATGAAGGCGCTCGCCTTCTCGGACGCCAACGGATTGGCCCGTTTCGTCACCATGCAGAATCACTATAATCTCGTCTACCGCGAGGAAGAACGCGAGATGCTGCCGCTTTGCGAGACCGAAGGCATTCGCTCGATCCCCTGGTCGCCGCTCGCGCGTGGCATGCTCGCTGGCACTCGTAAAAAATTAGGCGACGACTCGACCGTTCGATCGGCATCCGACGGTCTCGATCAGGTTCTCTATGACCAGCCCTCGGATTGGGATGTTGTCGAAGCCGTCTGCGCTCTGGCCGCAGAGCGCGGCGTGAAGCCCGCCCAGATCGCGCACGCCTGGCTGCTGGGCAATCCCGTCGTCGCGGCCCCGATCGTGGGGGCGACACGGATGGAACACCTCGAGGATGCCGTGGCCGCGGTCGAAATCGAGCTATCCCAAGAAGAGCGCCGCCTTCTCGAGGCCCCCTACCTCGCGCATCCGGTCAAAGGCATGGCACCGCCCGCCCCACACAGGTTCGGGCGCCGCTAG
- a CDS encoding FMN-binding negative transcriptional regulator, translated as MYTPRSFQMEESAIPGFLTQNPFGQLLIARGDGKSSADKTAAGLDRNTGSGFPENGIEIGLAPFILQKGSPSPAHLLGHIARASPLARSLATGIEASVFFLGPHAYVSPNNYLSTGLVPTWNYQAVLAEGALSVIHDHDQLREILDRTTQLLEGDSIDAWRPDWSEPAMENLLSSIVGIDLEVRRWSGKEKLSQNRSDDDYNRLRKNFANSSDGQARSLAAAMPERTAPSQPGRPRRS; from the coding sequence ATGTACACGCCGCGAAGCTTTCAGATGGAGGAGTCGGCAATCCCCGGATTCCTGACACAGAATCCGTTCGGCCAGTTGTTGATTGCGCGCGGCGACGGAAAATCTTCTGCCGACAAAACGGCCGCGGGGCTCGACCGCAATACGGGCTCTGGTTTTCCCGAAAACGGGATCGAGATCGGCTTGGCCCCGTTTATCCTCCAGAAAGGAAGTCCGAGCCCGGCGCATCTGCTCGGGCATATCGCGCGGGCCAGCCCTCTGGCACGGTCGCTGGCAACAGGCATTGAGGCGAGCGTTTTCTTTCTGGGCCCGCACGCCTACGTATCGCCGAACAACTACCTTTCAACGGGGTTGGTCCCGACCTGGAACTATCAGGCCGTTCTGGCCGAGGGCGCCCTCTCGGTGATCCACGACCACGACCAGCTCCGCGAGATCCTCGATAGAACCACTCAGCTGCTGGAAGGCGATAGCATCGATGCCTGGCGACCGGATTGGTCCGAGCCAGCGATGGAAAACCTGCTGTCCTCGATCGTCGGTATCGATCTGGAAGTCCGTCGATGGTCGGGCAAGGAAAAACTCTCGCAAAATCGATCCGACGACGACTACAACCGGCTCCGGAAGAACTTCGCAAACTCATCGGATGGACAGGCCCGATCTCTTGCCGCAGCGATGCCCGAAAGAACAGCCCCCTCCCAGCCCGGTCGCCCACGAAGGAGCTGA